From a single Ananas comosus cultivar F153 unplaced genomic scaffold, ASM154086v1, whole genome shotgun sequence genomic region:
- the LOC109705566 gene encoding transcription and mRNA export factor SUS1-like: MRASINRPPTPDAEEDPPQKELSLREIINIKLIESGEKEKLMELLRERLIECGWRDEMKALCRAYARKKGRKNVTVDDLVQVITPEGRASVPDSVKAELLQRIRSFLVSASL, encoded by the exons at GAGGGCTTCGATCAATCGGCCGCCGACCCCCGACGCGGAGGAGGATCCGCCGCAGAAGGAGCTTTCCCTTCGCGAGATCATCAACATCAAG TTGATTGAGAGTGGGGAGAAGGAGAAGCTGATGGAGCTTCTGAGAGAGAGGCTCATAGAGTGTGGATGGAGGGATGAGATGAAAGCCCTTTGCAG GGCTTATGCTAgaaagaaagggagaaaaaatgTCACGGTCGACGATCTTGTTCAGGTCATCACCCCAGAAGGCAGAG CATCAGTGCCCGATTCAGTAAAGGCGGAACTATTGCAGCGCATCCGTTCTTTTCTCGTGTCAGCTTCCCTGTGA